One stretch of Chelonia mydas isolate rCheMyd1 chromosome 21, rCheMyd1.pri.v2, whole genome shotgun sequence DNA includes these proteins:
- the UBE2T gene encoding ubiquitin-conjugating enzyme E2 T — MQRTSRLKRELHLLTTEPPPGIMFWQNKNRMDDLRAQILGGANTPYDKGVFNLEVVVPERYPFEPPKIRFLTPIYHPNIDSAGRICLDVLRLPPKGAWRPSLNISTLLTSIQLLMSEPNPDDPLMADISSEYKYNKEVFIRNAKQWTEKYASQQNRASKTPDEEVTQCEASTPKESAISQKRKGNDMSRKGKKPCLDS, encoded by the exons ATGCAAAGAACTTCACGACTGAAGAGAGAGCTGCATCTGTTGACCACAGAGCCTCCCCCAGGCATTATGTTCTGGCAAAACAAAAACCGGATGGATGATCTACGAGCCC aaatttTGGGTGGTGCAAACACGCCATATGATAAAGGAGTTTTCAACTTGGAAGTAGTTGTTCCTGAAAG ATATCCATTTGAACCCCCGAAGATTCGCTTTCTGACACCAATCTACCATCCCAACATTGACTCTGCTGGAAGGATTTGCCTGGATGTTCTCCGATTACCACCCAAA GGTGCATGGAGGCCGTCCCTGAATATCTCCACATTGCTGACCTCCATACAGCTTCTGATGAGCGAGCCTAACCCCGATGACCCCCTTATGGCAGACATA TCCTCGGAGTATAAATACAACAAGGAAGTGTTCATCAGAAATGCCAAACAATGGACTGAGAAGTACGCAAGCCAGCAAAATAGG GCTTCCAAAACTCCAGATGAGGAAGTGACCCAATGTGAAGCTAGCACTCCCAAAGAATCTGCCATCTcccagaaaaggaaaggaaatgatatgagcaggaaggggaaaaaaccctgccTCGATTCATAG